From the Rhodothalassiaceae bacterium genome, one window contains:
- a CDS encoding sensor histidine kinase codes for MNAHRPDPPAAAADVEVRGTLIRRLFLSSLLWVVATLLAGGFVLTFAFADYVQKKFEADLMRRLDALIGAAEVDELGQIRFSRALEDPRYAEPYSGRYWQISAPDQPAFRSRSLWDHALDPDWDAPAREATLREAEGPAGEPLEIAVQDVELPGADVTFRFMVAADTREMRADIASFRRLVLLSMAGFGLALTAAIAVQLLIALRPLRAVRRALQRVRAGAAERITGRFPVEFGELVRELNALIAQNEELVERARRHAGNLAHALKTPLSVLANAAGRADGELARLVGEQIAIMQRHIDHHLKRARAGGAGPLSRARSPVAETVARLVRVMHKIHAARGAEIRFDVPAGLVFRGSRQDLEEIVGNLLDNACKWARRRVAVAARALPDAAGGARIEITVDDDGPGVPAERRQDLFRRGLRLDESQPGSGLGLAIVMDIVRLYGGSVALEDSPLGGLRVRLQLPAAPPAA; via the coding sequence ATGAACGCGCACCGGCCCGATCCGCCCGCCGCGGCCGCGGATGTCGAGGTTCGCGGCACGCTCATCCGCCGCCTGTTCCTGTCCTCGCTTCTGTGGGTGGTCGCGACCCTTCTCGCCGGCGGCTTCGTGCTCACCTTCGCCTTCGCCGACTATGTACAAAAGAAGTTCGAGGCGGACCTGATGCGCCGCCTCGATGCGCTGATCGGCGCGGCGGAAGTCGACGAGCTCGGCCAGATCCGGTTTTCGCGCGCGCTCGAGGATCCGCGCTATGCCGAACCCTATTCAGGGCGCTACTGGCAGATCTCGGCGCCGGACCAGCCGGCGTTCCGCTCGCGCTCGCTGTGGGACCATGCGCTCGATCCCGACTGGGACGCGCCCGCGCGCGAGGCGACGCTGCGCGAGGCGGAAGGCCCGGCGGGCGAGCCGCTCGAGATCGCCGTCCAGGACGTCGAGCTGCCGGGTGCGGACGTCACCTTCCGCTTCATGGTCGCCGCCGACACCCGGGAGATGCGCGCCGACATCGCCTCCTTCCGCCGCCTCGTGCTGCTGTCGATGGCGGGATTCGGGCTCGCGCTCACGGCCGCGATCGCGGTCCAGCTTCTGATCGCGCTGCGGCCGCTGAGAGCCGTGCGGCGGGCTCTGCAGCGGGTGCGCGCGGGCGCGGCCGAGCGCATCACCGGGCGCTTTCCCGTGGAGTTCGGGGAGCTCGTGCGCGAGCTCAACGCCCTCATCGCCCAGAACGAGGAGCTCGTCGAGCGCGCGCGCCGCCATGCCGGCAATCTCGCGCACGCGCTGAAAACGCCGCTGAGCGTGCTCGCCAATGCCGCCGGGCGCGCGGACGGCGAGCTGGCGCGGCTCGTCGGCGAGCAGATCGCGATCATGCAGCGCCACATCGACCATCATCTGAAGCGGGCCCGGGCCGGTGGCGCGGGCCCCTTGAGCCGCGCGCGCAGCCCCGTCGCCGAGACGGTGGCGCGTCTCGTGCGCGTGATGCACAAGATCCACGCCGCGCGCGGCGCCGAGATCCGTTTCGACGTGCCCGCCGGCCTCGTGTTCCGCGGCAGCCGCCAGGATCTCGAGGAGATCGTCGGCAACCTGCTCGACAATGCGTGCAAATGGGCGCGGCGGCGCGTCGCGGTCGCCGCGCGCGCCCTGCCGGATGCCGCCGGCGGCGCGCGGATCGAGATCACCGTCGACGACGACGGGCCCGGCGTGCCCGCCGAGCGCCGCCAGGACCTCTTCCGCCGCGGCCTCAGACTCGATGAATCGCAGCCCGGCTCGGGTCTGGGGCTTGCGATCGTGATGGACATCGTCCGCCTCTACGGCGGCTCGGTGGCTCTCGAGGATTCGCCGCTGGGCGGGCTCAGGGTGCGCCTTCAGCTTCCGGCCGCCCCGCCCGCCGCCTGA
- the pip gene encoding proline iminopeptidase, translating to MSRGDGRTGLRQLYPAIAPEATGMLDVGDGHRIYWEWSGRRDGIPVLFLHGGPGGGTAPAQRRFFDPRRYRIVLFDQRGCGRSTPHAALHANTTWHLVADIERLRAHLGIDRWVVFGGSWGSTLALLYAERHPERVLGLILRGVFLARPREIRWFYQDGASRIFPEAYARFVAPLSPAERGDVIAAYYRLLTGPDDEKRLEAAHRWARWEASTVTLEPGSRQTHDPQSDAFALALARIECHYFFHRAFLERPNQILEDAGAIAEVPAIIVQGRYDAICPPEAAHELKAALPRADLRIVTLAGHSAFEPAITHELLEATDELAARLG from the coding sequence ATGTCACGCGGAGACGGCCGCACGGGTCTGCGCCAGCTCTATCCGGCGATCGCGCCGGAGGCGACCGGCATGCTGGACGTCGGCGACGGCCACCGGATCTACTGGGAGTGGTCGGGCCGGCGAGACGGCATTCCCGTCCTCTTCCTGCATGGCGGCCCCGGCGGCGGCACCGCGCCCGCCCAGCGCCGCTTCTTCGACCCGCGGCGCTACCGCATCGTGCTCTTCGACCAGCGCGGCTGCGGCCGTTCCACGCCCCATGCGGCGCTGCACGCCAACACCACCTGGCATCTCGTCGCGGACATCGAGCGGCTGCGGGCGCATCTCGGCATCGACCGCTGGGTCGTCTTCGGCGGTTCCTGGGGCTCCACGCTCGCTCTGCTGTATGCGGAACGCCACCCGGAGCGCGTCCTGGGGCTGATCCTGCGCGGCGTCTTCCTCGCCCGTCCGCGCGAGATCCGCTGGTTCTATCAGGACGGGGCGAGCCGCATCTTCCCCGAGGCCTATGCCCGCTTCGTCGCGCCCCTGTCGCCGGCCGAGCGCGGCGACGTGATCGCGGCCTACTACCGCCTGCTCACCGGCCCGGACGATGAGAAGCGGCTCGAGGCCGCGCACCGCTGGGCGCGCTGGGAGGCGAGCACGGTGACGCTGGAGCCCGGCAGCCGCCAGACCCACGACCCGCAATCCGACGCCTTCGCGCTGGCGCTGGCACGGATCGAATGCCACTACTTCTTCCACCGCGCCTTCCTCGAGCGGCCGAACCAGATCCTCGAGGACGCGGGCGCGATCGCCGAGGTTCCCGCCATCATCGTCCAGGGCCGCTATGACGCGATCTGTCCGCCGGAGGCGGCGCATGAGCTCAAGGCCGCCCTGCCGCGGGCGGATCTCAGGATCGTCACGCTGGCGGGGCATTCCGCCTTCGAGCCGGCGATCACCCACGAGCTTCTGGAGGCGACCGACGAGCTTGCGGCGCGCCTCGGCTGA
- the omp gene encoding 17 kDa surface antigen: MARGLDFPAAIRDRKWPGRAVAAAAVLALAACTSTGQGEKEAAGTIIGGALGGLLGAELGGHGDSKVVGAALGTFLGAAIGNQIGKSLDRADRLALERAQYEALERTPSGQRSEWVNPDTGHHGWVQPKPAYQNEQGQYCREFTQKIYVGGEEATGYGTACRQPDGTWKIVDARPGR, translated from the coding sequence ATGGCACGAGGCCTCGATTTTCCTGCTGCAATCCGCGACCGGAAGTGGCCGGGCCGCGCCGTGGCCGCCGCCGCGGTCCTGGCGCTTGCGGCCTGCACGAGCACCGGTCAGGGCGAGAAGGAGGCGGCGGGCACCATCATCGGCGGCGCGCTCGGCGGGCTGCTGGGTGCGGAGCTCGGCGGTCATGGCGATTCGAAGGTGGTCGGGGCGGCGCTCGGCACGTTTCTCGGCGCCGCGATCGGCAACCAGATCGGCAAATCCCTCGACCGCGCGGATCGCCTCGCTCTCGAGCGCGCGCAATACGAGGCGCTGGAGCGCACGCCCTCCGGCCAGCGCTCGGAATGGGTGAATCCGGACACAGGCCATCACGGATGGGTCCAGCCGAAGCCCGCCTATCAGAACGAGCAGGGCCAGTACTGCCGCGAGTTCACCCAGAAGATCTACGTCGGCGGCGAGGAGGCGACGGGCTACGGCACCGCCTGCCGGCAGCCGGACGGGACCTGGAAGATCGTCGACGCCCGCCCCGGGCGGTAG
- the dhaA gene encoding haloalkane dehalogenase 3, with product MSEPTVLGPDPLDSIATAEPAKTRVPVLGRQMAAVIAEGAADGPAIVLLHGNPTSSYLWRNVIPHLALFGRVIAPDLIGMGDSDRIPGDDPDRYSYAVHRRHIDAFLDAAVPAGPVILVLHDWGTALGIDWARRHADRVRAIAYMEGLVAPLSWADWPEAARGIFEAMRGPAGEELVLQRNIFVENILPAGVLRGLREEEMAVYRRPFARPGEDRRPTLSWPRAVPFDGVPAETHEVLAANLAFMQRTSIPKLFIAAEPGVVLTGRLKELCAGFPAQRMVTVAGSHFIQEDSPHAIGRAIASFLSTLAS from the coding sequence ATGAGCGAGCCCACCGTCCTGGGGCCGGACCCGCTGGATTCGATTGCGACCGCGGAGCCCGCGAAGACCCGCGTGCCGGTTCTGGGCCGACAGATGGCGGCCGTAATCGCGGAGGGCGCAGCGGACGGCCCCGCCATCGTCCTGCTGCACGGCAATCCGACCTCGAGCTATCTCTGGCGCAACGTCATCCCGCATCTTGCGCTCTTCGGACGCGTCATCGCGCCGGATCTGATCGGCATGGGCGACAGCGACAGGATTCCGGGCGACGACCCCGACCGCTATTCCTACGCCGTCCACCGCCGCCACATCGACGCCTTTCTCGATGCGGCGGTGCCCGCCGGTCCGGTGATCCTCGTGCTGCACGACTGGGGCACCGCGCTCGGGATCGACTGGGCGCGCCGCCACGCGGACCGCGTTCGCGCCATCGCCTACATGGAAGGGCTGGTCGCGCCGCTGTCCTGGGCCGACTGGCCCGAGGCCGCACGCGGCATCTTCGAGGCGATGCGCGGGCCCGCCGGCGAGGAGCTCGTGCTCCAGCGCAACATCTTCGTCGAGAACATCCTGCCCGCGGGCGTGCTGCGGGGCCTGCGCGAGGAGGAGATGGCCGTCTACCGGCGCCCCTTCGCGCGGCCCGGCGAGGACCGGCGGCCGACGCTCTCCTGGCCGCGGGCGGTGCCGTTCGACGGCGTGCCGGCGGAGACCCACGAGGTGCTCGCCGCCAATCTCGCCTTCATGCAGCGGACGTCCATTCCCAAGCTGTTCATCGCCGCCGAGCCGGGTGTCGTGCTCACCGGCCGGCTGAAAGAGCTGTGCGCCGGCTTTCCCGCCCAGCGCATGGTCACGGTGGCGGGCTCCCACTTCATCCAGGAGGACAGCCCGCATGCGATCGGCCGCGCGATCGCATCCTTCCTGAGCACCCTCGCGTCCTAG